A window of the Salegentibacter mishustinae genome harbors these coding sequences:
- a CDS encoding flavin reductase family protein, with amino-acid sequence MEHITSEEITGMEKLFRLNLINSVTGYKSANLIATKSKENGVNVAVFSSVTHLGSDPALLGFITRPTKEVPRNTYKNIKENQYFTVNHIQKDMIESAHQTAAKYDEEISEFQKTGLEEEYLDNFFAPYVKQSNVKLGCKFVNEYYIKENDTVMVIGAIEHIYFDESIQAPDGWLRLDDAETVAINGLDGYALPNLLDRFHYARPGQEIKSFFKKDD; translated from the coding sequence ATGGAACACATTACTTCAGAAGAAATTACCGGAATGGAAAAACTATTTCGTTTAAACCTAATTAATAGCGTTACCGGTTATAAGTCTGCCAATTTAATTGCTACAAAATCTAAGGAAAACGGAGTAAATGTTGCCGTATTCAGTTCGGTTACCCACCTTGGAAGTGACCCGGCTTTGCTTGGTTTTATTACCCGCCCTACCAAAGAAGTACCCAGAAACACCTATAAAAATATTAAAGAAAATCAATATTTTACGGTAAATCATATTCAAAAAGATATGATTGAAAGTGCGCACCAAACCGCCGCAAAGTATGATGAAGAAATTTCTGAATTTCAAAAAACAGGGCTTGAAGAAGAATATCTGGACAATTTTTTTGCGCCTTATGTTAAGCAATCTAACGTAAAATTAGGTTGCAAATTTGTAAATGAATATTACATCAAAGAAAATGATACCGTGATGGTAATTGGTGCCATAGAACACATTTATTTTGATGAAAGTATACAAGCGCCAGATGGTTGGTTACGACTGGATGATGCCGAAACCGTAGCTATAAATGGGCTGGATGGTTATGCGCTCCCTAATCTTTTAGACCGTTTCCATTACGCCAGGCCAGGCCAGGAAATTAAATCATTTTTCAAGAAAGATGATTAA
- the msrA gene encoding peptide-methionine (S)-S-oxide reductase MsrA, whose amino-acid sequence MKRFFLPTFIFLLISCGNNAQEKTVTKPEIANAEPVEVPAENGYEKAYFASGCFWCVEAVYESVEGVKEAVSGYAGGHTKNPTYESSNTGRTGHAEAVEVIYDPEVVSFKTLVEVYFGSQDPTQVNGQGPDIGSQYRSLIFFQNKEQKEIINEVKAEVAKDYKEPIAAEILPFQKFWVAEDYHQNYEKNNPNNPYIQKVSIPRLNRFKEKFPEILKEDSH is encoded by the coding sequence ATGAAACGATTTTTCTTACCTACGTTTATATTCTTATTAATTTCCTGCGGAAATAATGCCCAGGAAAAAACTGTAACCAAACCAGAAATTGCCAATGCAGAGCCGGTTGAAGTTCCAGCCGAGAACGGCTACGAAAAAGCTTATTTCGCCAGTGGATGCTTTTGGTGTGTAGAAGCTGTTTATGAAAGCGTAGAAGGCGTAAAAGAAGCTGTTTCAGGCTACGCCGGTGGTCACACTAAAAACCCAACCTACGAGTCTAGCAACACCGGAAGAACCGGCCACGCTGAAGCCGTAGAAGTAATCTACGATCCAGAAGTAGTAAGTTTTAAAACTTTAGTAGAAGTTTACTTTGGTTCACAAGATCCAACACAAGTAAACGGCCAGGGGCCAGATATTGGTTCACAATATAGATCTCTTATATTCTTTCAAAATAAAGAGCAAAAAGAGATTATAAACGAAGTTAAAGCAGAAGTAGCTAAAGATTACAAAGAACCTATTGCTGCTGAAATCTTACCTTTTCAAAAATTTTGGGTAGCAGAAGATTACCATCAGAATTACGAAAAGAACAATCCGAACAACCCTTATATTCAAAAGGTTTCTATTCCAAGACTAAATCGCTTCAAGGAAAAGTTTCCTGAAATTCTTAAAGAAGATTCGCACTAA
- the lpxK gene encoding tetraacyldisaccharide 4'-kinase, whose protein sequence is MKILRKMLIPFALLYGFVTWSRNLLYNARILKSKSYDLPVICVGNLNAGGTGKSPMIEYLLKFLLPDYKVATLSRGYKRSTKGYKLLSGNESAAEVGDEPLQFKRKFNTAMVAVDADRQNGISKLQKENPEIILLDDAFQHRKVKAGLNILLTAYNDLYVNDFMLPTGNLREPTVGAERAKITVVTKCPPKLTKREMETVRAKLRLQNYQELYFSFIEYDDEIISEETKVKLNSLKDKKFTLVTGIANPKPLVKYLNKKGFDFDHRLFKDHHNFTEAEIAQLNKEELLLTTEKDYVRLHKSFKPGQLFYLPVKTAFLSREEEFKREILKFVHKK, encoded by the coding sequence ATGAAGATTTTACGAAAAATGCTGATTCCTTTCGCGTTATTGTATGGTTTTGTCACCTGGAGTAGAAATTTACTTTATAACGCCAGAATTCTGAAATCTAAATCTTATGATCTTCCGGTTATCTGCGTGGGGAACCTTAATGCAGGAGGCACCGGGAAATCTCCAATGATAGAATACTTGCTGAAATTCTTGCTACCGGATTATAAGGTTGCAACTTTAAGTAGGGGTTATAAGCGAAGCACGAAAGGCTATAAATTATTAAGCGGAAATGAATCCGCTGCTGAGGTAGGGGATGAGCCGCTACAGTTTAAAAGAAAATTTAATACTGCAATGGTTGCTGTAGATGCCGATAGGCAAAATGGAATTTCAAAACTTCAGAAAGAAAATCCTGAGATTATTCTGCTTGACGATGCCTTTCAGCATAGAAAGGTTAAGGCAGGATTAAATATTTTGCTTACGGCTTATAATGATCTATACGTAAACGATTTTATGTTGCCCACCGGAAATTTGCGGGAACCTACGGTGGGAGCAGAGCGGGCTAAAATAACAGTTGTGACCAAATGCCCCCCAAAACTTACGAAGCGGGAAATGGAAACGGTTAGAGCTAAACTTAGACTGCAGAATTATCAGGAGCTTTATTTTAGCTTTATCGAATATGACGATGAAATAATTTCTGAAGAAACAAAGGTGAAATTAAATAGTTTAAAGGATAAAAAATTTACGCTAGTTACAGGAATTGCTAACCCCAAACCGCTTGTAAAGTATTTGAATAAAAAAGGATTTGATTTTGATCACAGGCTTTTTAAAGATCACCACAATTTTACTGAAGCAGAAATTGCACAATTAAATAAAGAGGAACTGCTTCTAACTACAGAAAAAGATTACGTTAGGTTGCATAAAAGTTTTAAACCTGGGCAATTGTTTTATTTACCTGTAAAGACAGCCTTTTTAAGTAGGGAGGAAGAATTTAAGCGGGAAATATTAAAATTTGTGCATAAAAAATGA
- a CDS encoding Nif3-like dinuclear metal center hexameric protein, with the protein MLVKEVIDIIEEFAPPAYAEDFDNVGLLVGDKSTTVTGALITLDTLEGVVDEAIEKNCNLIISFHPIIFSGLKKLTGKDYVQKTVIKAIKNDIAIYAIHTALDNQYKGVNDMISEKIGLKNRQILIPRKDSIKKLTTFVPNEQAAEVRKALFNAGGGSIGNYDNCSFNLKGEGSFKPNEDANPVIGKRGEVHLEEETQIGLIYPSHLEKKLLQALFNAHPYEEVAYEVNALENENQHLGMGMIGELETAEDEKSFLERIKNQFNCGCIRHSELREKPIKKVAVLGGSGSFAVNPAKAAGADIYLTADLKYHDFYKGDKNFVLADIGHYESEQFTKDLLHSYLTKKISNFALILAETNTNPIKYI; encoded by the coding sequence ATGCTTGTAAAAGAAGTTATAGATATAATTGAAGAATTTGCTCCGCCCGCATACGCCGAAGATTTTGACAATGTGGGGCTTTTGGTAGGTGATAAAAGCACCACGGTAACCGGCGCACTTATCACTTTAGACACTTTAGAAGGCGTAGTAGACGAAGCAATAGAAAAAAATTGCAACCTTATTATTAGCTTTCATCCTATTATCTTTTCCGGACTTAAAAAACTCACCGGAAAAGATTACGTGCAAAAAACGGTGATAAAAGCGATTAAAAACGATATTGCTATTTATGCCATTCATACCGCGCTAGACAATCAATACAAAGGAGTAAATGATATGATAAGCGAAAAGATAGGTCTTAAAAACAGGCAGATCTTAATACCCCGTAAAGACAGCATAAAAAAACTTACCACTTTTGTTCCAAACGAACAGGCTGCAGAAGTTAGAAAAGCGCTTTTTAATGCAGGTGGTGGCAGTATTGGTAATTACGATAATTGCAGTTTTAATTTAAAAGGAGAAGGAAGTTTTAAACCCAATGAAGATGCCAATCCTGTAATTGGAAAACGAGGCGAAGTTCATTTGGAAGAGGAAACCCAAATCGGACTTATTTATCCTTCTCATTTAGAAAAAAAGTTGCTTCAGGCACTTTTCAATGCTCATCCATATGAAGAAGTAGCTTATGAAGTAAATGCTCTGGAAAACGAAAACCAGCATTTAGGGATGGGAATGATTGGCGAATTAGAAACTGCGGAAGATGAAAAAAGCTTTTTAGAGCGAATTAAAAATCAATTTAATTGTGGCTGTATAAGACATTCTGAACTCCGTGAGAAACCTATTAAAAAAGTTGCTGTGTTGGGAGGTAGCGGTAGTTTCGCCGTTAACCCAGCAAAGGCAGCTGGTGCAGATATCTACCTTACTGCAGATCTAAAATATCACGATTTTTATAAGGGCGATAAAAACTTCGTTTTGGCCGATATAGGGCATTATGAAAGTGAGCAATTCACAAAAGATTTATTACATTCTTATCTTACAAAAAAAATTAGTAATTTTGCACTTATTTTAGCAGAGACAAACACCAATCCAATCAAGTATATATAA
- a CDS encoding FAD-dependent oxidoreductase, translating to MQTPKKIAIVGSGLVGSLLAIYLRKAGHEVEVFDRRKDVRKVEFSGRSINLAMSNRGWKSLRAVGIEDEIKKLALPLDKRAMHVNDKPLYYQKYGKEEEAIYSISRGVLNRKMITLAEEAGAKFRFEEKVWDIDMAEAKLYSGESEKGEWKEYQFDLIFGADGAFSRVRHKMQRQSRFNYSQHFINVGYKELNIAPNEDGSHKMDNASFHIWPRGEFMLIAMPNLDGSFTCTLFMPFEGKNSFESIKTEKDADLFFEKHFPDISHEIENLKRDFFKNPTSSMVTIKCFPWSYWEKVTLVGDSAHAIVPFYGQGMNAGFEDILVLSQKMKEHGDDWERIFEEYQKSRKPNTDAIAELSYRNFVEMSSKTADPDFLLRKKIENWFSSKHPNTWVPLYSRVTFSDKPYAEALAIGDYQRKIMDHVMEIPEIEKKWDSAEVENTILKLLNNKPAFSV from the coding sequence ATGCAAACACCAAAAAAAATCGCCATTGTTGGCTCAGGATTGGTTGGGTCTTTACTCGCTATATATCTTAGAAAAGCCGGGCACGAAGTAGAGGTTTTTGATCGAAGAAAAGACGTTAGAAAAGTTGAATTTTCCGGTCGTTCAATAAACCTTGCTATGTCTAATCGAGGCTGGAAATCATTAAGGGCTGTAGGTATTGAAGATGAAATAAAAAAGCTGGCACTTCCTTTAGATAAAAGGGCGATGCACGTAAACGATAAACCGCTTTATTATCAGAAATACGGAAAAGAAGAAGAAGCAATTTATTCAATTTCCCGTGGTGTTTTAAACCGAAAAATGATTACCCTGGCCGAAGAAGCCGGCGCTAAGTTTAGGTTTGAAGAAAAAGTTTGGGATATAGATATGGCTGAAGCTAAATTGTATTCCGGAGAAAGTGAAAAAGGGGAGTGGAAGGAATATCAATTTGATTTAATTTTTGGAGCCGATGGAGCTTTTTCCAGGGTTCGGCATAAAATGCAAAGACAAAGCAGGTTTAATTACTCGCAGCATTTTATAAACGTAGGCTATAAGGAGTTAAACATCGCACCCAATGAAGATGGTAGCCATAAAATGGATAATGCCTCTTTTCACATCTGGCCTCGCGGGGAATTCATGCTTATTGCCATGCCTAATTTAGATGGTAGTTTTACCTGTACTTTATTTATGCCTTTTGAAGGTAAAAACTCTTTTGAAAGTATAAAAACCGAGAAAGATGCCGATTTATTTTTCGAAAAACACTTTCCGGATATTAGCCACGAGATTGAAAACTTGAAGCGCGATTTCTTTAAAAACCCTACCAGTAGTATGGTGACCATTAAATGTTTTCCCTGGTCTTATTGGGAAAAAGTGACTTTGGTAGGAGATTCAGCGCACGCTATTGTTCCATTTTACGGGCAGGGAATGAATGCCGGTTTTGAAGATATTTTGGTTTTAAGCCAGAAGATGAAGGAGCACGGAGATGATTGGGAACGTATTTTTGAAGAATATCAAAAATCCCGAAAACCCAATACCGATGCTATTGCCGAATTAAGCTATCGAAATTTCGTGGAGATGAGCAGCAAAACTGCAGACCCTGATTTTTTATTACGGAAGAAAATTGAAAATTGGTTCTCTAGCAAACATCCTAATACCTGGGTGCCTCTGTATTCGAGAGTAACTTTTTCTGATAAACCTTATGCTGAAGCTTTAGCTATTGGGGATTATCAGCGAAAAATTATGGATCACGTAATGGAAATTCCTGAAATTGAAAAGAAATGGGACTCTGCGGAAGTTGAGAACACGATCCTGAAACTATTGAATAATAAACCGGCTTTTTCAGTCTAA
- a CDS encoding alkene reductase — protein sequence MDQDQALLKSVSIGDLELKNRVIMAPMTRNRADNKEKEPTDLHTEYYTQRASAGLIITEGSQISKAAEGYINTPGIYTEAQVKGWTKVTQSVHENGGKIFLQLWHCGRISHPKFHDGEKPLAPSAVNPNTQAYTQDGFEDTVEPQAMSIADIKQTVLDFKHAAENAKNANFDGVEIHSSNGYLIHQFFNKNSNIRTDDYGGNIQNRARFFFEVLEAVSEVWPENRIGVRMNPSLNDAFGITATEETIPTFDYIIEKLNAYDLAYLHLSEPFTDVSNIDYLEPNIAKHYRPIYKGKLMINAGFDQESGNKVISEGNADMVSFAKLFISNPDLPERFAKNAPLAEWDEDTFYTPGPKGYTDYPKYNAEKSEA from the coding sequence ATGGATCAAGATCAAGCTTTACTAAAATCGGTTAGCATTGGCGACCTGGAATTAAAAAATCGAGTAATTATGGCGCCTATGACGCGTAACCGCGCCGATAATAAAGAAAAGGAACCCACTGATCTACACACCGAATATTATACACAACGTGCGAGCGCCGGATTAATAATTACTGAAGGTTCACAAATTTCTAAAGCCGCCGAAGGATATATAAATACTCCGGGGATTTACACCGAAGCCCAGGTAAAAGGATGGACAAAAGTAACCCAGTCGGTTCACGAAAATGGTGGTAAAATATTCCTGCAGTTATGGCATTGCGGTAGAATTTCGCATCCTAAGTTTCACGATGGCGAAAAACCTTTAGCGCCAAGTGCGGTAAACCCAAATACCCAGGCCTACACGCAAGATGGTTTTGAAGACACCGTAGAACCCCAGGCTATGAGTATTGCCGATATTAAACAAACAGTTCTGGATTTTAAGCACGCCGCCGAAAATGCTAAAAATGCAAATTTTGACGGGGTTGAAATACATTCATCTAACGGATATCTTATACACCAGTTTTTTAATAAAAATTCGAATATTAGGACCGATGATTATGGTGGAAACATTCAAAACCGGGCACGTTTCTTTTTTGAAGTACTTGAAGCTGTAAGTGAAGTATGGCCAGAAAACAGGATTGGAGTAAGGATGAATCCTTCTTTAAATGATGCTTTTGGGATCACCGCTACCGAAGAAACAATCCCAACATTTGATTATATCATAGAAAAATTAAATGCCTACGATCTCGCCTATTTGCATTTATCTGAACCTTTTACCGACGTAAGCAACATAGATTATCTGGAACCAAATATTGCCAAACACTACCGCCCTATCTATAAAGGAAAACTAATGATTAATGCCGGGTTTGATCAGGAATCTGGAAACAAAGTTATTAGTGAGGGGAATGCCGATATGGTTTCTTTTGCAAAACTCTTTATTTCTAATCCAGATCTACCGGAGCGTTTTGCGAAAAATGCGCCATTGGCCGAGTGGGATGAAGATACGTTTTATACGCCTGGTCCGAAAGGTTATACAGATTATCCAAAATATAACGCTGAAAAATCTGAAGCCTAA
- a CDS encoding zinc ribbon domain-containing protein: MAKKNDVTVEDKLRALYDLQLVDSRIDEIRNVRGELPLEVEDLEDEVAGLSKRLEKMDADIEVIENDIKSKKNLIDESKSTMKKYAEQQKNVRNNREFNALSKEVEFQELEIELAEKHIKEYRAQIEQKKEVIEQTKERLEERKKHLEHKKGELNEILAETEKEEQALIKKSAEFEKNIEERLVNAYKRIRTNVKNGLAIVPVERGASGGSYFTIPPQVIMEIAGRKKIITDEHSGRILVDEELAKEEQEKMQNLFAKV, encoded by the coding sequence ATGGCAAAAAAGAACGATGTTACTGTAGAAGACAAGTTAAGAGCGTTGTACGACCTTCAACTGGTTGATTCCAGAATTGACGAAATAAGGAACGTACGCGGTGAGCTTCCACTGGAAGTGGAAGATTTGGAGGATGAAGTAGCCGGATTGAGCAAGCGTTTGGAGAAAATGGATGCCGATATTGAGGTAATCGAGAACGACATAAAGAGTAAGAAGAATCTTATTGATGAGTCTAAATCGACCATGAAGAAATATGCTGAGCAGCAAAAAAACGTGCGTAATAACCGCGAATTTAATGCGCTTAGCAAAGAAGTTGAATTCCAGGAATTGGAAATAGAACTTGCCGAAAAACACATCAAGGAATACCGCGCTCAAATTGAGCAGAAAAAAGAGGTGATCGAGCAAACTAAAGAACGTCTTGAAGAAAGGAAAAAACACCTGGAGCACAAAAAAGGCGAACTGAACGAAATCCTTGCCGAAACCGAAAAAGAAGAGCAGGCACTTATCAAGAAATCTGCTGAATTCGAGAAGAATATCGAAGAGCGTTTAGTGAATGCATACAAGAGAATTAGAACCAACGTTAAAAACGGACTGGCTATTGTACCCGTAGAAAGAGGTGCATCTGGAGGTTCTTATTTCACTATCCCACCACAGGTAATTATGGAAATTGCCGGTAGAAAAAAGATCATTACCGATGAGCATAGTGGACGAATTCTTGTAGATGAAGAACTTGCTAAAGAAGAGCAGGAGAAAATGCAAAATCTTTTCGCCAAGGTTTAA
- a CDS encoding DUF2256 domain-containing protein: MKTVKKSDLPEKICPVCQKPFKWRKKWEKNWEEVIYCSEKCRRNK; encoded by the coding sequence ATGAAAACGGTAAAGAAATCTGATTTGCCGGAAAAAATATGTCCAGTTTGTCAAAAGCCCTTTAAGTGGCGTAAGAAATGGGAGAAAAATTGGGAAGAAGTAATTTATTGTAGTGAAAAATGCAGAAGAAATAAGTAA
- a CDS encoding tetratricopeptide repeat-containing hybrid sensor histidine kinase/response regulator, producing the protein MKNFTFIIIVAFWCNLSFAFQQDDAEDLQIANEKIQQLLNDAEVSVNTLDFDNAIEQLNSSLELSKSIDDKRFIALSSSILAKLYYIRHEFSKAITELNRAISIQREIGDEKGLAYSYVNFAKIFMAQDNKIRADRYLNLAEELYLKLDDQEYLGIVSLNRAIVISRTQGDMNEALSLLQKAKNQLADSKNMYEISRLYYYTARVHISLENYELAKENCKKVLEIAQAQNFGGMIMSTYRQLSKIYEATGDYETSLEYLQKSYARNDSIIAMNKEVLAEQANAKYGVDALQSSLNELSIQNAEQESKLKVNKLTTILSVALITILSLLTLSLYKNNNLRARANELLQKKNTELTKAKENAEKASLAKAQFLSTITHELRTPLYAVTGLTHLLLEESPTENQKEHLNSLKFSGEYLLSLINNILDLNKLEANKVEIMEASFDLKKRISDVLVALKNSADEKNTKIHFNYDDTIPEELKGDPLKISQILINLIGNSIKFTEDGDIWINVSKNSREGNNVLLDFEIKDNGEGISKEKQKAIFENFTQGSTQINRKFGGTGLGLSIVKNLLSLLGSEINLESDLGKGSTFTFQLKFEAKEVDNSINNTPTKAAEPVENKLEGKNILIVEDNKINQMITRKILEKHGVKCEVADNGTIAVEKTQEKEYDLILMDIHMPGISGIEATKEIRKFNSEIPIIALTAVTLDDNLDEFYLNGFSDIIPKPYKTEEFFLKINRQLAFKKSTV; encoded by the coding sequence ATGAAGAACTTTACCTTTATAATCATTGTCGCATTTTGGTGCAATCTTTCCTTTGCATTTCAGCAAGATGATGCCGAAGACCTTCAAATAGCCAATGAGAAAATTCAACAATTACTTAACGACGCTGAAGTTTCAGTAAATACACTAGATTTTGACAATGCCATTGAGCAATTAAACTCTTCTTTAGAACTTTCAAAATCTATTGATGATAAACGCTTCATCGCTTTATCAAGCAGTATCCTGGCAAAACTTTATTATATAAGACACGAGTTTAGTAAAGCTATTACTGAATTAAACAGGGCAATTTCAATCCAACGAGAAATAGGAGATGAAAAAGGACTTGCCTATAGCTATGTGAATTTTGCTAAAATTTTTATGGCCCAGGATAATAAAATAAGGGCCGATCGCTATCTCAATCTTGCTGAAGAATTATATTTAAAACTAGATGACCAGGAATATCTTGGTATAGTTTCTTTAAACCGCGCCATCGTGATTTCCAGAACCCAGGGAGACATGAATGAAGCGCTGAGTTTATTACAAAAGGCAAAAAACCAACTCGCCGACTCTAAAAATATGTACGAAATTTCAAGGCTTTATTATTATACTGCCAGAGTACATATTTCTCTTGAAAATTACGAGTTGGCTAAGGAAAACTGCAAAAAAGTACTGGAGATTGCTCAGGCTCAAAATTTTGGGGGAATGATTATGAGCACCTATAGACAACTAAGCAAAATTTACGAAGCTACAGGGGATTATGAGACCTCTTTAGAATATCTTCAAAAAAGTTATGCGCGTAATGATTCTATAATTGCCATGAACAAAGAAGTTCTTGCAGAGCAAGCGAATGCTAAATATGGAGTAGATGCGCTACAGAGCAGTTTAAACGAACTTAGTATTCAAAACGCCGAGCAGGAAAGCAAGCTAAAAGTTAATAAACTTACTACCATACTTAGTGTGGCACTCATTACTATTCTTTCGCTACTCACTCTTTCTTTATATAAGAACAATAACTTAAGAGCCAGGGCCAACGAATTGCTACAGAAGAAAAATACTGAGCTTACCAAAGCTAAAGAGAATGCCGAAAAGGCTTCACTGGCTAAAGCACAATTTCTATCCACAATTACTCACGAATTAAGAACACCATTATACGCGGTAACCGGTCTCACGCATTTATTATTAGAAGAAAGCCCTACCGAAAATCAAAAAGAGCATCTTAATTCACTTAAATTTTCGGGGGAATACCTGCTCTCTCTTATTAATAATATCCTGGACCTCAACAAGCTTGAAGCCAATAAGGTGGAAATTATGGAAGCTTCTTTTGATCTTAAAAAGCGCATTTCAGATGTATTGGTTGCTCTTAAAAATTCTGCCGACGAAAAGAACACCAAGATTCATTTTAATTATGATGATACTATTCCGGAAGAATTAAAAGGAGATCCGCTAAAAATATCCCAGATACTCATAAATCTAATAGGTAACTCCATAAAATTCACCGAAGACGGTGATATATGGATCAATGTCTCTAAAAACAGCCGGGAAGGAAATAACGTTTTACTGGATTTTGAGATCAAGGATAATGGAGAGGGAATTTCTAAGGAAAAGCAAAAAGCAATTTTCGAGAATTTCACTCAGGGCTCTACACAAATTAACCGGAAATTTGGGGGCACCGGGCTGGGACTTTCTATCGTGAAAAATCTACTCAGTTTATTGGGCAGTGAAATTAATTTAGAAAGTGACTTAGGAAAAGGATCAACCTTTACTTTTCAGCTTAAATTTGAAGCAAAAGAGGTTGATAACAGCATTAATAATACGCCTACCAAAGCAGCAGAACCTGTTGAAAATAAATTAGAAGGAAAAAATATACTTATTGTTGAAGACAACAAGATCAACCAAATGATTACTCGTAAAATCCTGGAAAAACACGGGGTTAAATGCGAAGTGGCCGATAATGGCACCATAGCCGTAGAAAAAACGCAGGAAAAAGAATACGACCTTATTCTAATGGATATTCACATGCCAGGAATAAGTGGTATAGAAGCTACGAAAGAGATTCGAAAATTCAATTCTGAAATTCCAATAATCGCCCTTACAGCCGTTACCTTAGATGATAATCTGGATGAATTTTATCTAAATGGTTTCAGCGATATTATTCCAAAACCTTATAAAACCGAAGAATTCTTTTTGAAAATTAACAGGCAATTAGCTTTTAAGAAAAGTACGGTTTAA
- a CDS encoding potassium/proton antiporter, with translation MSITIENILLIGSLLLFISILAGKTSYRFGVPTLVLFLTVGILSGSEGIGGIYFNDPQLAQFIGIVALNFILFSGGLDTSWKTIKPVMWQGISLSILGVLFTAVSVGTFVWFITDFTIYEGLLLGAIVSSTDAAAVFSILRSKNLALKSNLRPTLELESGSNDPMAYFLTIAFLGLVVNQDQSIYSIIPLFFQQILIGAALGFIFGKLSRIVINKIKLDFEGLYPVLAIALMFIVFSATDVLGGNGFLAVYLSGVYLGNHNIIHKKTIMRMFDGLAWLMQIVLFLTLGLLVYPSHIVPVIGVGIFISVFLIFVARPLGVFLSLIFFKMKMRRRWYISWVGLRGAVPIVFATYPLLAGIEKADMIFNIVFFVSLTSVLIQGTTLSVVARWLHVALPMKAKQKSPVDAFMADDAKSFLREINIPEHNHSVGKRIVDLKFPKKAIIAMISRDDQFITPNGNTVIEANDMLVVLTEDQETMVGVYDCLNIQAEVQENLD, from the coding sequence ATGAGCATCACTATAGAAAACATTCTTTTAATTGGCTCTCTTTTGTTGTTTATAAGCATTTTGGCGGGAAAAACTTCTTATCGTTTTGGGGTACCAACCTTGGTGCTTTTCCTGACGGTAGGAATATTATCTGGCTCAGAAGGTATTGGAGGAATTTACTTCAACGATCCACAACTCGCTCAATTTATTGGAATTGTAGCCCTTAATTTCATCTTATTCTCCGGTGGACTCGATACCAGTTGGAAAACAATTAAACCCGTAATGTGGCAGGGGATTTCTCTTTCTATTCTCGGAGTTCTATTTACGGCGGTAAGTGTAGGTACTTTTGTATGGTTTATTACCGATTTTACTATATACGAAGGTTTATTGCTAGGTGCCATCGTATCTTCTACAGATGCCGCCGCGGTATTTTCAATTTTAAGGTCGAAAAACCTTGCGCTAAAATCTAATCTAAGGCCTACCCTGGAGTTAGAAAGTGGTAGTAACGACCCTATGGCCTATTTCCTTACCATAGCATTTTTAGGCCTGGTAGTAAATCAGGATCAGAGTATCTACAGTATTATTCCCCTGTTTTTTCAGCAAATTCTTATTGGTGCTGCACTTGGTTTTATCTTCGGTAAATTAAGTCGAATTGTAATTAATAAAATAAAACTGGATTTTGAAGGTTTATATCCTGTACTGGCCATCGCCCTAATGTTTATTGTGTTTTCTGCAACCGATGTTCTTGGCGGCAATGGATTTTTAGCGGTTTACTTAAGCGGCGTATATTTGGGTAACCACAACATTATTCATAAAAAGACCATTATGCGAATGTTTGACGGTCTTGCCTGGCTCATGCAAATTGTACTTTTCCTTACTTTAGGATTATTGGTTTACCCGTCACATATTGTTCCGGTAATTGGTGTGGGAATTTTCATCTCGGTTTTCCTAATTTTTGTTGCAAGACCTCTAGGTGTATTTCTAAGCCTAATTTTCTTTAAAATGAAAATGCGCCGGCGTTGGTATATTTCATGGGTTGGATTGCGAGGAGCAGTTCCTATTGTATTTGCAACCTATCCCTTACTTGCAGGAATTGAAAAAGCCGATATGATTTTCAATATTGTATTTTTTGTATCGCTAACTTCAGTATTAATCCAGGGAACTACTTTATCTGTTGTGGCCAGATGGCTGCACGTAGCTTTACCCATGAAGGCAAAACAGAAATCGCCTGTAGATGCTTTTATGGCCGATGATGCTAAATCTTTTTTAAGAGAAATAAACATTCCCGAACACAACCACTCTGTAGGAAAAAGAATAGTAGATCTAAAATTCCCTAAAAAAGCAATTATCGCGATGATTTCAAGAGACGATCAATTTATTACTCCTAACGGAAATACGGTAATTGAAGCCAACGATATGCTAGTGGTGTTAACCGAAGACCAGGAAACAATGGTTGGTGTTTATGACTGCCTGAATATTCAGGCAGAAGTTCAGGAAAATTTAGACTGA